The nucleotide window AAACAGCACGGCACCGAAGCCGGTTGCCTCCGGACGGACCAGCGAGCCGCCCCAACCTGTGCCCTTGCCGGTGAGGACGCCTGACTCGTAACGGTTGGTGATCCGCTTGTACTGCCCGAACATGTAGCCGATCTCGCGGGTGCCGACGCCGATATCCCCGGCGGGCACATCCGTGTATTCACCGATATGCCGGTAGAGCTCCAGCATGAAGGACTGGCAGAAGCGCATGACCTCGCCGTCGCTGCGGCCGCGGGGGTCGAAGTCGGATCCGCCCTTGCCGCCGCCGATCGGCATGCCCGTCAGGGCGTTCTTGAAGATCTGCTCGAACCCCAGGAACTTGACGATCCCCAGGTACACCGACGGGTGAAAGCGCAGGCCGCCCTTGTAGGGGCCGAGTGCGGAGTTGAACTCAACGCGGAAGCCCCGGTTGATGCGGACCTTGCCCTCGTCGTCGACCCAGGGAACGCGGAAGATGATCTGCCGCTCGGGCTCGCAGATCCGCTCGAGAATCGAGGCCTGCACAAACTCGGGGTGCTTCTTCAGCACCGGGCCGAGGGAATCGAAGACCTCGTCCGCGGCCTGGTGGAATTCCGTTTCACCGGGGTTCCGGCGCACTACTTCGTTGCGGATCGCTTCTATTGTCGAGTCCATACGACTCTCCTATCGCTGCTGAGGTACCGGGCAAGGATAGCGCCGGAGGAAAGCGCCCTCCGAATGTTTCCTCCGTGTGAACAGTCACGGCAGCCAGCTTGCATTCCACTTCCTCTGCCCCTGTTGACCAGCTTCCGTGATCTGTGCCATAGTTTGTAATCGATTCCATGGAAACGATTCCATGAAGATCCGGAACCTCGGGAGAACGCACAGATGCGATCAGTGACGATCAGGAACGTCGCCGACCTGGCGGGCGTATCGGTGGCCACCGCATCCCGCGTGCTCTCGGGCCATCCGTCTACTTCTGAAGTAGCCCGGGAGGCGGTCAGCAAGGCGGCCATCAAGCTCGGTTTCCGGCCCAACGCCCAGGCGCGCTCGCTGCGCAAGACCAGCACCCAGACCATCGGCCTGGTCCTTCCCGACGTCCGGAATCCCTTCTTTGCGGACCTCGCCCACGCCGTCGAACAGCGCGCCCGCGACTTCAAGTACCTCACGCTCTTCGGCAACGCGAATGAGGACGCCGATCAGCAGGACCGCTATTTCGACATCATGCTGACCCAACGGGTCGACGGCCTCATCGCCGCCCCCCAGGGGAATGTCGCCGATCTGCAGGCCGTCCTGGACAGCGGCGTGCCCACCGTCTTCGTGGACCGCGTCATCCCCGACACCACGGTTCCCAGCGTGACTCCCGACAACGTCACCGGTGTCCAGGAAGCCGTCCGCCACCTGACCGCCCTGGGGCATCGCCGCATCGGTTACATCGCCGGCCCGCAGTCCACCTCCACAGGCCGGGAACGCCTCGCCGCCTTCCAATCCGCCCTCGCGGACTCCCATGCCGACGACGACGCCGACCTCATCTTCTTCGGTGACTTCCAGTCCGCCAGTGGTGCGGCCGGTGCCCATCATCTGCTGGAACTCCCCCACCCGCCGACAGCGCTGCTCGCAGCGGACAGCCTGATGAGCATTGGAGCTATCGGCGTGTGCAACGAACGCGGTCTGGCCATCGGTACGGACCTTGCTTTTGTCGCCTATGACGACATCGAGGCCTTCAGCCTCATCAATCCCGCACTCACCGTGATTGCTCACGACGTCAATGCCATGGGCCGCCTCGCTGTTGATCTCCTCACCCGGGTCATCGCCGGTGACACACCGGAATCGGTGATCCTTCCCAGCCGCCTCATTGTCCGCGGTTCCACCCCGTCCCTTCCAGGAGGCCCAACATCGTGAACGATAGAACAGGGACCGACAACCCCATCCTGACGCTGGAAAGCGTCACCAAGTCTTTCGGGCCGGTGACGGTCATCAAAGGTGTGACCGTCAATGTCTACCCCGGCAAGGTGCAGGTGCTGCTCGGAGAGAACGGCGCCGGAAAATCCACACTCATCAAAATGATGGCCGGCGTGTACCAGCCCGACGGCGGCCGGATCCTCGTGGACGGCAAGGAAGTCCGACTGCCGGATACCAACGCCTCCGAGGCCCTTGGCATCGCGACCATCCACCAGGAGCTGAACCTGGTGGGTTCGATGACCGTTGCCGAGAACATCACGATGGGTCGCATCCCGCGCCGCTTCGGGCTCGTGGACCGCAGGAGAATGCGCGAAGTCGCGAAGGAAGCCCTGGCAATGATCGGCCTGGACATCGATGTTGACCACAAGGTCGGTGAACTGGGCATTGCCCGCCAGCAACTGGTCGAAATCGCGAAAGCGCTGAGCCTCAACGCCCGCATGCTTATCCTCGACGAGCCGACGGCGGCTCTCACCAAGCGTGAGATCGCCGCCCTGTTCTCGGTGGTGGAGGATCTGCGGGAACGTGGCGTCGGCATGGTCTTTATCTCGCATCACCTGGATGAGATCGCCTCGATCGGCGACTCCGTTTCAGTCCTGCGGGACGGCGAATTCGTCGCCGAGGTCCCGGCCGACACTTACGAGGACGAACTGGTCCGGCTCATGGTCGGCCGATCCATCGAACAGCAGTTCCCCCGCCGCCGCGAGTACGACGGGCCGGCTGACACCCTCCTGGAAGTCGACGGACTTTCCACCAAGGGAATGATCAACAACGTTTCCTTTTCCGTGAAGGCCGGCGAGATCGTCGGACTGGCCGGCCTGGTGGGCGCGGGCCGCACCGAAGTCATCCGCGCTATCGCCGGCGTCGATCCCTACGCCAGCGGCTCGGTCCGCGTCCGCGGCAAACAGCTGCCCAAGTCCAGCGTCGGCGCGGCCATTCGTGCCGGCGTCGGGCACGTTCCGGAAGACCGGAAGGCGCACGGGTTGGTCCTTGGTGCCCCGGTCAACGAGAACATCGGCTACGCGACGCTCTCGACGACGGCCAAGTCGGGACTCGTTGATCGCGCCGGACAGCGCAAGCGGGCACAGGACGTCGCTGACAAGCTACGCATCCGCATGCACAACCTCGACCAGGTGGTCGGTTCACTCTCCGGCGGCAATCAGCAGAAGACGGTGTTCGCACGATGGATCGTCGCGAACTCCTCGGTGCTCCTGCTGGACGAGCCGACCCGCGGCGTCGACGTAGGCGCCAAGGTCGAGATCTACGAACTGATGAACGCAATCACCGCTGCGGGCGGCGCCGTCGTCATGGTGTCGAGCGAGCTGCCCGAGGTGCTCGGCATGAGCGACCGGGTGCTCGTGATGAGCGGTGGACATATTTCCGGTGAACTAAGCGCCGACGACGCCACGCAGGATGCCGTGATGTCGCTGGCGGTGCGCGATGTACAGCGCGATCTTGAAGACAAGCTGATGGAGGACGGTCATGAATAAGGTTGCAACCGCGGCGGCACCGAAGAAGGCGCGCGGCGGCTCACAGATAGGCAGGTTCCTTGCCGACAACGGAGCACTGGTGGGCCTGTTTGTCCTCGGTCTGGCGCTGTTCATCGCAACGCCGGACTTCCTCACCGGGCCCAACCTGCTGAACATCGGCATCCAGGCGTCCGTGATCGCGGTGCTCGCGTTCGGTCTGACCTTCGTGATTGTGGCCGCGGGCATTGACCTGTCGGTCGGTTCGGTCGCTGCCCTCTCGGCCATGGGGTCGGCCTGGATATTCTCCCAGGGGTCGATGCCCGGGTGGCTCGCGCTGATCGGCGGACTCGCCCTCGGTACACTCGCCGGCGCGGTCAGCGGCTTTGCCGTCGCCTACGGCAGGCTCCCCTCCTTCATTGCAACACTCGCCATGCTCAGCATCGCCCGCGGACTCACCCTGGTCATCTCCGACGGGCGGCCAATCGGTACAGCACCCGCAGTGTCCTTCCTCGGTGGCGATCTCGGCGTCATTCCAATGCCAATCATCGTCCTCGTGGTCGCCGGCCTGGTTGCCGCGTTCATCCTGAACTTCACCGTCATGGGCCGCTATATGTACGCGGTCGGCGGTAACACCGAGGCCGCCCGACTTTCTGGCGTGCCGGTGCGTAAGGTCCTCGTCACGGTGTTCGCGCTGTCCGGACTGTTCGCCGGTCTCGCCGGGCTCCTGCTCTCCGGGCGCTTGGACTCGGCCCAGCCACAAGCGGCGGCGGGCTATGAGCTCGACGCGATTGCCGCCGTCGTCATCGGTGGTGCTTCGCTTGCCGGCGGTATCGGCCGTATCAGCGGCACGCTGGTTGGCGCGCTGGTGCTCGTGGTAATCCGCAACGGGCTCAATCTGCTCAATGTCTCCTCCTTCTGGCAGCAAGTGGTCATCGGCCTGGTGATCGCGGTCGCCGTCGGAATTGACTCCCTGCGGCGCAAGAACCAACCGCACTAGACCTACAACTCAATACGTCCGAGAAATCCCGATACATACAAGAAAAGGAACCAACAATGAAGTTCTCCGCACCCCGTAAGGCAGCAGTACTCACCATGTCCCTGGCGCTCGCGTTCTCTGCGACCGCCTGCAACCGCGGCGGCGAAGAAGGTACCGAGGGATCGGCGTCGGCCACCCTCGCGCTCTCCACCCTGAACAACCCGTTCTTCGTCGAGCTGCGCGACGGCGCCGAGGCTGCCGCTGAGGAGGCGGGCATCGAGCTCGAAGTGGTCGACGCGCAGAACGACTCCGCAACCCAGACCAACCAGCTCGCTACTGCCGCTACCAGCGGAACCGATGGCGTCATCATCAACCCGGTCGACTCCGATGCCGCAGCCGCTGCCGTTGCACCCCTGATCGATGGCGACATCCCCGTCGTCGCTGTGGACCGCGCTGTCAACGGTGCCGAGGTCGAGTCCCTCGTCTCCAGCGACAACGTCGCCGGCGGCAAGCAGGCAGCGGACGAACTGGCCAAGGCGATGGGCGAAGAGGGCCAGGTGATCGTCCTTCAGGGCGTCGCCGGAACGTCCGCCAGCCGTGACCGCGGTGCCGGCTTCGAAGAGGGCATCGCCGCATACCCGAACATCGAGGTAGTGGCCATGCAGACAGCCAATTTTGACCGCGCCGAAGCGCTCAATGTTGCAACCAACCTGCTGCAGGCCAACCCCGATGTCACCGGAATCTTCGCCGAGAACGACGAAATGGCGCTCGGCGCCATCCAGGCTCTCGGCGACCGCGCAGGATCCGAGGTTACGGTGGTCGGCTTCGACGGCACCGAAGATGGACTGGCCGCCATCGAAGCAGGAACCATGACCGCCACCATCGCGCAGCAGCCCGCCGAGCTCGGCAAGCGCTCCGTCGAGGTTCTTCAGCAGGTCCTCGCCGGGGAGACCGTCGAGGCAACCATCCCTGTTCCGGTCACCACCGTGAACTCCGAGAACGTTGGTGAATTCACCGAATGAGCACTCAGCCGCCGAGCGTCGTCGTTGTAGGGTCCATCAACGCCGACCTCGTAGTGACACTGGAACGCCACCCCCAGCCGGGCGAGACCCTGCTGGGACGGACCATGACGGTGATGCCCGGCGGCAAGGGCGCCAACCAGGCCGTAGCTGCGGCGAAGTTCGGTGCGCCCACCACGATGATCGGCGCTGTGGGACAGGACGCCTACACCGACGTCGCGCTCTCCGGCCTGCACTCCGCCGGCGTCAAGACTGACCGTGTGCAGCGCGTTGGGACCACTACCGGCGTCGCGATCGTGGAGGTCGACGACGGCGGCGAGAACACCATCGTCGTCATACCCGGCGCGAACGGCGAGGTGACGCCCGCGCTGGTTGCCTCCGCTGCGGACCTGATTTCCGACGCCGGTGTGCTGGTTCTGCAGGGCGAGATCCCTGCCGCTTCGGTTGCCGCAGCAGTTGCGTCCGCAACCGGCAGGGTGCTGATCAACCTCGCGCCAGTGATCGAGCTGGATCGCGAGACGCTGCTGCGCGCTCACCCTCTGGTGGTCAACGAGCACGAGGGAGCGCTGGCGCTGGAGCAGCTAACCGGCGCTGCTCAGCCGGCGGGCCCAGAACCTTCGAACCATGCGGAAACTGCACGCGCGCTGCTTGACTGTGGATTCTCCTCCGTGGTGATGACCCTGGGTGGCGCCGGCGCGCTGCTCGCTGACTCCTCAGGGGTGCTTGAGGTTCCTGCGCCGTCAGTGGCCGTCGTCGACACAACCGGAGCGGGTGACGCCTTCGTAGGTGCACTGGCCGCCCGGCTGGTTGCTGGAGATGCGTTGCCCGAGGCCGTTGGCGTCGCTGTGCGAGTCGGAGCGTTCGCGGTCGGCGCCGAGGGTGCACAGCCGTCCTACCCATCGTTGACCGATGCCCTTCCCGAGGAAGCATCGCCGCAAGGAGCGCAGGCTTGAAGAAGAACGGAATACTGAACGGTCCCGTCAACGCCCGGCTCAGCACGCTGGGTCATGGGCATCTGGTGATGATCACTGACTGCGGCATGCCGCTTCCCGATTCTGCCGCCGTCGTCGACCTCGCCCTGGTGAAAGGTGTGCCGGGATTCGCTGAGGTGTTGCACACGGTGCTTGCCGACCTCGAGGTTGAGGGCGCCGTCATCGCCTCCGAGGCATCCGGAACCGTTGTTGAGGACGTTGTACGCGGCGAGGGCCTCTCCCCCGAGTTCGTAAGTCACGAGGAGTTGAAGTCTCTGCTCGGTGAAGCGCGGCTCATCATCCGGACCGGCGAGGCAACGTCTTACGCAAACGTCGCGCTGCGCTGCGGAGTGACGTTCTAGCGACTTCACTGCCGCATCCTGCTAGATTTCACCCAGAGCCTGCCCCATCCGTCACCTGCTGCAGAGGACTGGAATGACCAATCTGGACGTGCACCCGCAGGAAATGGTGTGCGGTGGGAATTCCGCACCCGCCACCGCCGAACTGCTGGTCCCCCGCGACGTGCCGCTGGGTGGGCCGCGGGCAATGACCGTGCGCCGGACACTGCCACAGCGCCGGCGCAGCCTGATCGGGTCATGGTGTTTCCTGGACCATTACGGCCCGGACCCGGTGTCCGCCTCGGGCGGGATGAAGGTACCCCGGCACCCGCACACCGGCCTGGCCACCGTGAGCCTGCTATTCACCGGCGGGGTCAGCCATCGCGACTCCTCCGGCGCCAACGCACTGGTGCGCCCGGGCGAAGTCAACCTCATGATTGCCGGGCGTGGAATCTCGCATCAGGAGTTCTCCACCCCAGACACCTCGCTCCTGCACGGTGTGCAACTCTGGTACGCTCTGCCCGATTCAAACCGACAGATGCCGCCCACCTTCGAGCATTACGAACCCGAGCCGGTCACCGGTGACGGAACCATGCTTCGGGTCTTCATCGGCTCCCTGGCGGGTTCCACTTCCCCGGTCGAAACCTACACGCCGCCACTGCTGGCCGCCGAGGTTAACCTGGAGTCCGGCGCCTCACTGGAACTGCAGCTGGACCCCGCGTTCGAGCACGGCGTGTTGCTGGATACCGGTGATCTGACCCTCAACGGATCACAGGTACCGGTGAACCACCTTGCCTACCTGCCTGTCGGGCAGCAGTCCCTCACGATGGATGCCGGGACGGATCCGGTACGACTCATCCTGATCGGCGGCGAACCGCTGAACGAACAGATAGTGATGTGGTGGAATTTCGTCGGCCGCTCGCATGAAGAGGTGGTCGCTTACCGCACTGCCTGGCAGGCGGAGATTGGTGCAGAACCGGCCCTGTTGGACACCGGAAAGTACGACGACGGCGCCCCCTACCCGCGTTTCGGCCCGTTCCCTGCCGACCAGCCGGACCCGTTACCGGCACCGACGATGCCCGCAGTTCAGCTGCGCCCGCGCGGCTGAGGCACCGCTCACGCAGTCAGTCCACGAACTCCGACTGGATTGCGAAGCTCCGCCATGCTGCACCCCTCACAAATCGGTATGGGCTTCCACCGTAGGCGCCTTGACCCTGCCTCACAAGGGTCCTCCAGCTTGAGATGAATATACCTAGCACTGCTATGCTTCTTACACCTAACACCTCTAGGTATGTGGAGTAGCAGTGCGCATCGACAAAGACCTCGTGGCGGCCTCCGCCACACCACTCGTCCTGGGCATCCTGGCGGAAGGCGACCTCTACGGGTACGCCATCCTCAAGCGCGTGAGCGAGCTGTCCGGCGGCAGCATGCAATGGACCGACGGCATGCTCTATCCCCTCCTGCACAGGCTGGAACGGCTCGGCTACGTTCACGCAACGTGGGGCACCTCGGACGCCGGCCGCCGTCGTAAGCATTACGCCATCACGGAGACTGGGCGGGAAGCCTTGGCTGAACGCCAGCAGCAGTGGACCGTGGTCGCCGACGCACTGCGGCAGGTCTGGCACAGCGCACCACGACCACCAGCGGTGACGGAGGGGTGGGCATGATGACGGCGCACGCAGAGCTGGAGTCCCAGATCGACCGGTGGCGCAGCTACGTCCAGCGCAATCAGGCCATCTCCCCTGCAGACGTCGACGAGCTCGAAGACCACCTCCGCGAACAGATCGCCGATCGGCAGGCCACCGGCCTTGACGATGAGGAGGCGTTTCTCGTTGCCATCAAGCGCCTCGGCAACCTCGACGCCGTATCCCGCGAATTTGCCCGCGAACACTCGGACCGGCTGTGGAAGCAGCTCGTCCTCCTTCCGGAAAAAACACCCGACAACGACGGCGGCACCCCTCCGTGGCGCGAGCTGGCAGTCGTTCTCGCACTGGCCGTCGGTGCGGGCGTCGCGGTCAAGGTTGGGTTCCTCCTGATCGAAAACGAGAACGTGTTCGTACGGAACCTAGGGTTACTGGTATTCCCCTTCGTTGCCGGCTACTTCGCGTGGAAACGGCGGCTGACACCGCGAGCCGGCGCTGTCCTGCTGATCTCCTATGGTGTACTCGCCGCGGTCCTCAACATCTATCCGTTCTCCATGGGCGGGTCCACCGAGGTACTCGCGGTGCTGCACGCGCCGGTGATCCTGTGGCTGCTAGCCGGGCTGGCGTACGCCGGCGGGCGATGGCGGGCGATGGCGATCCGATAGCCGCCGCATGGACTTTGTCCGCTTCACAGGCGAGTTCGCGATTTACTACACCCTGCTTGCCCTCGGCGGCGCCGTGCTGATCGGCTTGACGCTCGGCGCCTTCACACTCATCGGCACCGATTTCGAACCCGTCCTGGCGGAGTGGATCCTGCCGTTCGCCGTGCCCGGCGCTTTGGTGGTGGCCGCCTGGCTGGTCGAAGCCAAGCAGAACGTCGTCGAGAACATCGCACCCGTCCTCACGCGCATCTTCACGCCGCTGACCATTGTGATGCTGCTGGCGCTCCTCGGAGTCATCGCGGCTGCCGGCGGTCTGGTCGACGTCGAACGCGAACTACTCATCCTCATGGACGCAATCCTGATCCTGGTGCTGTCCCTACTGCTGTACTCGATCTCCGCACGGGACTCCCTGGCACGCCCCGGACTGTTCGATGGCCTGCAGCTGGTCCTTGTCGGTGCAGCCATCGCTGTGGACGCTGTGATGCTGACCGCGATGCTCACCCGCATTGCCGAGTTTGGCTTCAGCCCCAACAAGATCGCCGCGCTCGGCCTGAACCTTCTGCTGTTGGTGCATCTGGTGCGCGCCGCGTGGCTGACCGTCGGGTTCCTGCGCAGACAGCGCCCATTCGGGCAGCTGGAAAACTGGCAGACCAGGTACCTGCCGGTTTATGGCGCGTGGGCCGCCGTCGTCGTCATTCTCTTTCCGCCTGTCTTCGGCTTCATCTGAACAGGAGGCGGGCAACGCAAAAGGGGCCCGTCCGAGCAACAGCTGCTCAAACAGGCCCCTTTCAGGTCCCCAAGGGCTAGCTGAGCGTCGAGGTATCGATCACGAAGCGGTACCGCACGTCGGATGCCAGCACGCGCTCGTAGGCTTCATTGATCTTGTCGGCCGGAATGACCTCGATCTCGGCACCGAGCTTGTGCTCAGCGCAGAAGTCGAGCATCTCCTGGGTCTCGCGGATCCCACCGATCATCGATCCGGCGAAGGACCGGCGCCCGCCGATGAGGGCAAACGCCTGAACGGTCAGCGGCTCCGCCGGAGCGCCGACGTTGACCAGCGCGCCGTCGAGACTCAGCAGCCCGAGGTAGGCACTGATGTCCAGTGACGCGCTGACCGTGTTGATGATCAGGTCGAAGGAACGCGCGAGCTCCGTGAAGGTGTTCTCGTCGCTGGTGGCGTAGTACGCGTCCGCGCCGAGACGCAGGCCGTCCTCCTGCTTCTTCAGCGACTGGGACAGAACGGTCACCTCCGCGCCCATGGCGTGGGCCAGCTTGACGGCCATGTGGCCGAGCCCGCCGAGGCCGACGACGGCAACCTTCTTCCCCGGACCGGCACCCCAGTGCCGCAACGGCGAGAAAGTCGTGATGCCTGCGCACAGAAGGGGTGCAGCGGCGTCGAGCTCGATGCCCTCCGGAATGCGGACAACGAAGTCCTCGGTCACCACGACGTGGGTGGAGTAGCCGCCCTGAGTGATTGTTCCGTCGCGGTCGACTGCGCCGTACGTGCCGACGTTGCCGTTGAGGCAGTACTGCTCTTCGCCGGCCAGGCAGTTCTTGCATTCGCGACAGGAGTTGACCATGCAGCCCACTCCCACGCGGTCACCGACAGCGTGCTTGGTCACGTTGGCGCCGACCTCGGTGACGATCCCGGCGATCTCGTGTCCCGGCGCCAGCGGGAACTGCTGGGGGCCCCAGTCACCGCGGACGGTGTGGATGTCCGAGTGGCAGATGCCCGCGAACTTGATGTCGATCAGGATGTCGTCAGGTCCAACGTCCCGGCGTTCGATAGTGGTGGGGACGAGGTCCTCGGTGGCCGACGGAGCGGCGTAAGCGGAAACTGAAGTGGGCATGGAAGCCTCCTGTAAGTCATTGGTGGTGCAGGTACCGATGGTGTGTTCGTGGCCGAAGGGGCCTTGGGATGTGTTCGCGTCAGTCGTGGATGCGGCGCGTTCCAATCATGCTGACCATGGCGGGGTCCCGGTGGTCAAAGAACAGGGTTGCACCGGTGTCCATCCCGGCAAGGCGGCTCATCTCCTCATCCGTCAGCGCGAAATCGAAGACGGCGATATTCTCCGCCATCCTGTCTGCACGCACTGACTTGGGGATGACGACGACGTCACGCTGGATCAGCCAGCGTAGCACCACCTGCGCGACCGACTTTCCGTGGGAGGCACCGATCCCGGTGATTACCGGGTCGCTGAAGAGGTTGTTGCGGCCCTCGGCGAACGGGCCCCAGGACTGATGCTGAATGCCCTTCGCTCGCATAACCTCCTGGTCCGCTGCACGCTGGAAAAACGGGTGCGTTTCGATCTGATTGACTGCGGGCGCGGTCTCGCTGTGCTCAATGAGATCAACCAGACGGTCGGGGTGGAAGTTGGAGACGCCGATGGCCCTCGCGAGGCCCTGCCGGTTCAGCTCCTGCATGGCGCGCCAGGCACCGAAATAGTCGCCGTAGGGCTGGTGCACCAGGTAGAGGTCGACGTAGTCAAGGCCCAGACGTTGAAGAGAGGCATCGAACGCACGCTTGCCCTTGTCCTCGCCGGCGTCCTGTGCCCAGAGCTTGGTGGTGATGAACAGTTCCTCCCGCGGGATCCCCGAAGCTGCGATGGCACGGCCAACCGCTTCCTCGTTCCCGTAGGCTGCAGCTGTGTCAAGGTGGCGGTACCCGGTTGCCAGCGCATCAGTCACCACCTGCTCGGTCTCCTCCGGCGGAACCTGATAGACACCGAAGCCAAGAATCGGCATCTCGACGCCGTTGTTGAGTGTGACGTTGGGGATGGAGTGGGACATGAAAACCTTCTTCGAACTCGGGGGTGGTGCAACTGCTATCCATCAAACCCGCTTTCCCGCCCGCGCGGGAGTGACGGCATTTCCCGGTACTGCCAGACCCTCCCTCCGCTGACCTGCGCGCCGTACCGTAGAAGCATGGAAAACCGTGACGAAGTGCGTGCCTTCCTCACCACGCGTCGCGAACGGCTGACGCCTGAGCAGGCAGCCATCCCCTTTTACGGCGGACGACGCCGCGTCAAGGGACTGCGCCGAGAGGAGGTGGCCATGCTGGCCGGCATGAGCACCGACTACTACACGCGACTGGAACGTGGAAATCTGAGCGGTGTGTCCGACGTCGTACTGGACTCCCTGGCGCGGGCGCTCCAACTGGACGAGGCGGAGCGCGGCCACCTCTTCAATCTGGCGAGCGCGGCGAAGGCTCCCGCGCGGGTGAACGCGGCGAAGGCCGGCCGGTCCCGGACGGCACGCACCGGCGTGCGCGAGGGAGTGCTGCGCATCCTCGACACGATCAATGCACCCGCTTACGTGCGCAATGCCCGGTTCGACGTCGTTGCCGCCAACCGCCTGGCCCGCGCCCTGTTCTCCGTTGCCTATGCGGAGGGTGCGAGCACCTTCAATTTTGCGCGCTACACCTTCCTCGATGACCGCTCGCGAGACTTCTTCGTCGAGTGGGAGAAAATCGGCCGCGATTCGGTGGCTGCGCTTCGTCTCGAGGCCGGTTCCAACCCCTACGACCGCGGCTTGACGGATCTGATCGGCGAACTTTCCACCCGCAGCGATGAGTTCCGGACCTGGTGGGCATCGCACAACGTGAAGTTCCACAACACCGCCACCAAGACGCTGCGCCATGCGGTGGTCGGCGAGATCGAGGTGACGGGCGAAGCGCTGGTATTACCGGGCGATCCCGGCCTCACCATCGTCACCTACACCGTTGAACCGGCGAGCCCGTCGGCAGAAGCACTCGCATTCCTGGCGAGCTGGAGCACGCAGAACGCCTGAGTAACCAGATAAAAATGGGTGTGGCGCCCACCCCGTTGAGGGTAGGCGCCACACCTGGGTGAGGGTATTACTAGAACAATCCGCCCAGCAGACCCTCGTTGTCTTCGCCACCGTCAGTAGTGCTGTCGGCCGAGGTATCAGCGTCGACGCTGCTGTCAACGTCGGGGTCGACGTCCACATCAGTGTCATTGCCGCTGAGAATGCCATTCAGGTTATCCGACACATCGAGGTCAATGCCGTTGAGAACGTTGTTGCCGTTCGCCACGTCATCAATATCGACCAACCCACCGTTGAGGATGTTATCCAGCGACAGATTGCCGCTATCGGTGATGTTGTTATCGGTTACCTGAGCAACCTCGTCCACACGGGTCTCAGTGCTGTCTCCGGTGTTGGCGCTGGCCATGCCGGCGCCTCCTACGAGCATCAGACCGCTAACGGTGCTGACGGCCAGGGACTTCTTGAAGATGTTCCGCATGTTTCTGCCTCCATATTTCTGTTGGGGTAGAGGACGTTAAGCACTTCGGGAGCACCCCCGTTACCGGATTGGTATGAATCTTGCGACGAGTCCTTCACGGCTGACTTTCACAAAAGTCGATTCCCTTGCATGCCTGCCACCGTGCGGATCGAGGTGGTAACAGAACAATCA belongs to Arthrobacter tumbae and includes:
- a CDS encoding PadR family transcriptional regulator produces the protein MRIDKDLVAASATPLVLGILAEGDLYGYAILKRVSELSGGSMQWTDGMLYPLLHRLERLGYVHATWGTSDAGRRRKHYAITETGREALAERQQQWTVVADALRQVWHSAPRPPAVTEGWA
- a CDS encoding permease prefix domain 1-containing protein: MMTAHAELESQIDRWRSYVQRNQAISPADVDELEDHLREQIADRQATGLDDEEAFLVAIKRLGNLDAVSREFAREHSDRLWKQLVLLPEKTPDNDGGTPPWRELAVVLALAVGAGVAVKVGFLLIENENVFVRNLGLLVFPFVAGYFAWKRRLTPRAGAVLLISYGVLAAVLNIYPFSMGGSTEVLAVLHAPVILWLLAGLAYAGGRWRAMAIR
- a CDS encoding helix-turn-helix transcriptional regulator — encoded protein: MENRDEVRAFLTTRRERLTPEQAAIPFYGGRRRVKGLRREEVAMLAGMSTDYYTRLERGNLSGVSDVVLDSLARALQLDEAERGHLFNLASAAKAPARVNAAKAGRSRTARTGVREGVLRILDTINAPAYVRNARFDVVAANRLARALFSVAYAEGASTFNFARYTFLDDRSRDFFVEWEKIGRDSVAALRLEAGSNPYDRGLTDLIGELSTRSDEFRTWWASHNVKFHNTATKTLRHAVVGEIEVTGEALVLPGDPGLTIVTYTVEPASPSAEALAFLASWSTQNA
- a CDS encoding aldo/keto reductase; protein product: MSHSIPNVTLNNGVEMPILGFGVYQVPPEETEQVVTDALATGYRHLDTAAAYGNEEAVGRAIAASGIPREELFITTKLWAQDAGEDKGKRAFDASLQRLGLDYVDLYLVHQPYGDYFGAWRAMQELNRQGLARAIGVSNFHPDRLVDLIEHSETAPAVNQIETHPFFQRAADQEVMRAKGIQHQSWGPFAEGRNNLFSDPVITGIGASHGKSVAQVVLRWLIQRDVVVIPKSVRADRMAENIAVFDFALTDEEMSRLAGMDTGATLFFDHRDPAMVSMIGTRRIHD
- a CDS encoding NAD(P)-dependent alcohol dehydrogenase, translating into MPTSVSAYAAPSATEDLVPTTIERRDVGPDDILIDIKFAGICHSDIHTVRGDWGPQQFPLAPGHEIAGIVTEVGANVTKHAVGDRVGVGCMVNSCRECKNCLAGEEQYCLNGNVGTYGAVDRDGTITQGGYSTHVVVTEDFVVRIPEGIELDAAAPLLCAGITTFSPLRHWGAGPGKKVAVVGLGGLGHMAVKLAHAMGAEVTVLSQSLKKQEDGLRLGADAYYATSDENTFTELARSFDLIINTVSASLDISAYLGLLSLDGALVNVGAPAEPLTVQAFALIGGRRSFAGSMIGGIRETQEMLDFCAEHKLGAEIEVIPADKINEAYERVLASDVRYRFVIDTSTLS